A stretch of Flavobacterium sp. N2270 DNA encodes these proteins:
- the murD gene encoding UDP-N-acetylmuramoyl-L-alanine--D-glutamate ligase, which produces MKRLVILGGGESGVGTAILGKKKGYEVFVSDFGKIKENYKEILAINAIPWEDEQHTEALILNADVVMKSPGIPDNAPIVKKLIDLGTPVISEIEFAVQFTNALTVGITGSNGKTTTTLLTYHLLKQGGLNVGLAGNIGKSFAWQVAENKHDVYVLELSSFQLDGIINYKPHIAIITNLSPDHLDRYNYDYNLYIESKFRITKNQTEEDFLIIDNDDVEIKKWLQNNKINAQLIPFSLTENVENGAFITEQNLTSTINNDLFTMPINELSLEGKHNLKNAMAATAVSQLLKIRKQTIRESLSNFQGVEHRLEKVLKIQNVQYINDSKATNVNATYFALDSMTVPTVWIVGGVDKGNDYNELMSLVREKVKAIICLGVDNSKIIQTFSNVVDVMVETTSMSEALKIAKHIAESGEAVLLSPACASFDLFENYEDRGRQFKNAVHNL; this is translated from the coding sequence ATGAAAAGGTTAGTAATACTTGGCGGAGGTGAAAGCGGTGTTGGAACTGCAATTTTAGGGAAAAAGAAAGGATATGAAGTTTTTGTATCTGATTTCGGAAAAATCAAAGAGAATTATAAGGAAATCCTAGCTATTAATGCAATTCCTTGGGAAGATGAGCAACATACAGAGGCATTAATTCTAAATGCTGATGTAGTGATGAAAAGTCCAGGAATTCCCGATAATGCTCCAATTGTAAAAAAACTAATTGATTTAGGAACACCTGTAATTTCAGAAATCGAATTTGCAGTTCAATTTACAAATGCTCTTACCGTTGGAATAACAGGAAGTAACGGTAAAACAACAACAACATTACTTACCTATCATTTATTGAAACAAGGAGGGCTAAATGTTGGTTTAGCAGGAAATATTGGAAAAAGTTTTGCATGGCAAGTCGCAGAAAACAAACACGATGTTTACGTGTTGGAATTAAGTAGTTTTCAGTTAGATGGAATTATAAATTATAAACCACATATTGCCATAATTACAAACTTAAGTCCAGATCATTTAGATCGATACAATTACGATTATAATTTATATATAGAATCAAAATTTAGAATTACAAAAAACCAAACAGAAGAGGATTTTTTAATTATCGACAATGACGATGTTGAAATAAAAAAATGGTTACAAAACAATAAAATTAATGCACAATTAATTCCTTTTTCATTAACAGAAAATGTTGAAAACGGAGCATTTATAACAGAACAAAACTTAACGAGTACAATAAATAACGACCTATTTACCATGCCAATAAACGAATTATCATTAGAAGGAAAGCATAATTTAAAAAATGCAATGGCTGCAACAGCAGTTTCTCAGTTACTTAAAATTAGAAAACAAACAATTAGAGAGAGTTTGTCTAACTTTCAAGGAGTAGAGCACCGTTTAGAAAAGGTATTGAAAATTCAAAATGTGCAATACATTAACGATTCTAAAGCAACTAATGTTAATGCAACTTATTTTGCATTAGACAGTATGACAGTTCCAACTGTTTGGATTGTAGGTGGTGTGGATAAAGGAAATGATTATAACGAATTAATGTCGTTAGTACGCGAAAAAGTAAAAGCTATAATTTGTTTAGGAGTTGATAATTCTAAAATCATTCAAACATTTAGTAATGTGGTAGATGTAATGGTTGAAACAACTTCTATGTCAGAAGCGTTAAAAATAGCTAAGCATATCGCAGAATCTGGTGAAGCAGTATTATTGTCTCCAGCTTGTGCAAGTTTTGATTTGTTTGAAAACTATGAAGATAGAGGCCGTCAATTTAAAAATGCGGTTCATAATTTATAA
- a CDS encoding FtsW/RodA/SpoVE family cell cycle protein encodes MNDILSKIRGDKGIWAIVFLLALISFLPVYSASTNLVYVIGKGSTLGYLIKHLGHLFLGFVIIYFVHKVPYHYFRALSIFGIPIVIVLLIYTLTQGTTMGGANASRWIQIPLVGIGFQTSTFAFMVLMVYVARYLAKIEGKVVTFKESFLELWLPVFGVLILILPANFSTTALIFTMVCMVVYIGYYPIKYLLFIIGLGIAALALFILVAKAFPDTMPNRVKTWEKRIERFTSDTEDEDVYQIEKAKIAIASGGIKGLGPGKSVQKNFLPQSSSDFIFAIIVEEYGMIGAFGIMFLYLLLFVRFIINAHKATTLFGKLLIVGLGFPIIFQALVNMSVAVELLPVTGQTLPLISAGGTSIWMTCASIGIILSVTKKEEEIALDLDEKKKRDEALQRIIDKEVEAELGDFSIDDESENEETNPLEPVLNK; translated from the coding sequence ATGAATGATATCTTAAGTAAAATAAGAGGAGATAAAGGAATATGGGCAATAGTTTTTCTATTGGCTCTTATTTCGTTTTTACCAGTTTACAGTGCTAGTACAAATCTAGTATATGTAATTGGTAAAGGATCTACTTTGGGTTACTTGATTAAACATTTAGGACATCTTTTTTTAGGATTTGTTATTATTTATTTTGTTCATAAAGTTCCATATCATTATTTCAGAGCTTTGTCTATTTTTGGAATTCCAATAGTTATAGTATTACTAATTTATACACTTACTCAAGGTACAACAATGGGTGGGGCTAACGCAAGTAGATGGATTCAAATTCCATTAGTTGGTATTGGTTTTCAAACATCAACGTTTGCATTTATGGTTTTAATGGTTTACGTAGCTCGATATTTGGCAAAAATTGAAGGTAAAGTTGTAACTTTTAAAGAATCATTTTTAGAATTATGGTTGCCTGTTTTTGGGGTTTTAATTTTAATTTTACCAGCTAATTTTTCTACAACAGCACTTATTTTTACTATGGTTTGTATGGTAGTATATATTGGCTATTATCCAATAAAATACTTGCTTTTTATAATTGGATTAGGAATAGCGGCTCTCGCTTTATTTATTTTGGTTGCTAAAGCTTTTCCAGATACAATGCCAAATCGTGTAAAGACTTGGGAAAAGCGTATTGAACGTTTTACGTCTGATACTGAAGATGAAGATGTGTACCAAATAGAAAAAGCTAAAATTGCAATTGCTTCAGGAGGAATTAAAGGGTTAGGACCGGGTAAAAGTGTGCAGAAAAACTTTTTACCCCAATCATCATCCGATTTTATTTTTGCAATTATTGTCGAAGAGTATGGAATGATTGGAGCATTCGGAATCATGTTTCTATACTTATTGCTTTTTGTGCGTTTTATAATTAATGCACATAAAGCTACAACGCTCTTTGGTAAATTATTAATTGTTGGTTTGGGTTTTCCAATTATATTTCAAGCCTTAGTTAATATGTCTGTTGCTGTAGAATTATTGCCAGTAACCGGACAAACATTGCCTTTAATTAGTGCCGGCGGTACTTCTATTTGGATGACTTGTGCTTCTATTGGAATCATTTTAAGTGTTACCAAAAAAGAAGAAGAGATTGCATTAGATTTAGATGAAAAGAAAAAAAGAGACGAAGCGTTACAAAGAATAATTGATAAAGAAGTTGAAGCTGAATTAGGTGATTTTAGTATTGATGATGAATCAGAAAATGAAGAAACTAACCCGCTTGAACCTGTATTAAATAAATAA
- the murG gene encoding undecaprenyldiphospho-muramoylpentapeptide beta-N-acetylglucosaminyltransferase: protein MQNLKFIISGGGTGGHIYPAIAIANELKVQHPNAEFLFVGAKDKMEMQKVPQAGYEIKGLWISGIQRKITIQNLMFPFKLLSSLWDSYKIIKKFKPNVVVGTGGFASGAVLKVATLMNIPVVVQEQNSYPGITNKLLANKASSICVAYEGLEKFFPKDKIKLTGNPVRQDLLDIDTKRIKSLTYFELDSTKRTLLVLGGSLGARRINQLIAQEINFITQLGVQVIWQCGKLYYDEYSRFNEKENVHVLAFIDKMDLAYAAADIIISRSGASSVSELCIVGKPTIFIPSPNVSEDHQTKNALAIVEKKAAVLLKENELDEKFKNTFADLLSNDDKQSKLSKKIHKLALPNATKEIVKEIEKLIK, encoded by the coding sequence ATGCAAAACTTAAAATTTATAATTAGCGGCGGCGGAACAGGAGGTCATATCTATCCTGCAATTGCAATTGCAAATGAGCTAAAGGTGCAACATCCTAATGCTGAGTTCTTATTTGTAGGCGCTAAAGATAAAATGGAAATGCAAAAAGTGCCTCAAGCAGGTTACGAAATTAAAGGGTTGTGGATTTCAGGAATTCAAAGAAAAATAACAATACAAAATCTAATGTTTCCATTTAAACTGCTTTCTAGTTTATGGGACTCTTATAAAATCATTAAAAAATTCAAACCAAATGTTGTTGTTGGAACAGGCGGTTTTGCAAGCGGAGCGGTTTTAAAAGTGGCAACATTAATGAATATTCCGGTTGTAGTTCAAGAACAAAACTCATATCCTGGAATAACAAATAAGTTGTTGGCAAATAAAGCGAGTTCAATTTGTGTTGCTTACGAAGGTTTAGAGAAATTTTTTCCAAAAGATAAAATTAAGTTAACAGGAAATCCTGTGAGACAAGATTTGCTGGATATAGATACAAAACGAATTAAAAGTTTAACCTATTTTGAATTAGATAGTACAAAAAGAACATTATTAGTTTTAGGCGGAAGTTTAGGAGCTAGAAGAATTAATCAATTAATTGCTCAAGAAATAAACTTTATTACACAACTCGGCGTTCAGGTAATATGGCAATGTGGGAAATTGTATTATGATGAGTATAGTCGTTTTAATGAAAAGGAAAATGTACATGTTTTAGCTTTTATTGATAAAATGGATTTGGCTTATGCTGCCGCCGATATTATTATTTCTAGATCAGGAGCGTCATCAGTTTCAGAATTGTGTATTGTAGGGAAACCAACAATCTTTATTCCGTCACCTAATGTTTCTGAAGATCATCAAACTAAAAATGCTTTAGCTATTGTAGAGAAAAAAGCAGCTGTTCTTTTGAAAGAAAACGAATTGGATGAAAAGTTTAAAAACACATTTGCCGATTTACTTTCTAATGATGATAAGCAAAGTAAATTAAGTAAAAAAATTCACAAATTAGCTTTGCCAAATGCTACTAAAGAGATTGTAAAAGAAATTGAAAAATTAATAAAATAA
- the murC gene encoding UDP-N-acetylmuramate--L-alanine ligase, which yields MNLNQIQNIYFIGIGGIGMSALARYFMNIGKNVAGYDKTQTHLTGELIALGMDIHFEDNLNLIDKKYLDKSNTLVIITPAVPKEHSEWNYFLSEGFEVKKRAEVLGLITKDTFCFAVAGTHGKTTTSSILGHILFQSGVDVTSFLGGIVENYNSNVIGDGKTVTVVEADEFDRSFLHLHPNLACITSMDADHLDIYGDASAIEASFVEFSNKVTSNNLFIAKGLPLKGNTIGINEEATFSAQNIRIENGFYVFDVKTANEVIENVKFALPGHHNLSNALIAFAMSKSYGVSNENILAALASFKGVRRRFSFQTRTEKAVYIDDYAHHPTEINAVHQAVRELYPNKKIIAAFQPHLFSRTKDFVDGFAESLSKFDEVLLMEIYPARELPVEGVNSTWLLSKISNENKKLITKEELLQEFKNSDANVYVTIGAGDIGEMVSEIKKIIDEKA from the coding sequence ATGAACTTAAACCAAATACAAAATATCTATTTCATAGGAATCGGAGGAATCGGAATGAGTGCTCTTGCACGATATTTTATGAATATTGGTAAAAATGTAGCTGGTTATGACAAAACCCAAACGCACTTAACAGGTGAGTTAATTGCTTTAGGAATGGATATTCATTTTGAAGATAATTTAAATTTAATAGATAAAAAATACTTAGACAAAAGTAATACTTTGGTAATCATTACGCCTGCTGTTCCTAAAGAGCATTCAGAATGGAATTATTTCCTTTCTGAAGGTTTTGAAGTTAAAAAACGAGCAGAAGTTTTAGGATTAATTACTAAAGATACTTTTTGTTTCGCAGTTGCAGGTACACATGGAAAAACAACAACATCAAGTATTCTAGGACATATTTTGTTTCAAAGTGGGGTAGATGTTACTTCCTTCCTTGGCGGAATTGTAGAAAATTATAACTCAAATGTAATTGGAGACGGAAAAACAGTAACAGTTGTTGAAGCGGATGAATTTGACCGTTCTTTTTTGCATTTACATCCTAATTTGGCTTGTATCACTTCAATGGATGCAGATCATTTAGATATTTACGGAGATGCTTCTGCAATTGAAGCTTCTTTTGTAGAATTTTCTAATAAAGTAACTTCAAATAATTTATTCATTGCGAAAGGATTGCCATTAAAAGGAAATACAATTGGTATTAATGAAGAGGCTACTTTTTCAGCACAAAATATTCGCATCGAAAACGGATTTTATGTTTTTGATGTAAAAACGGCAAATGAAGTAATTGAAAATGTAAAATTTGCATTGCCAGGTCATCATAATTTGTCTAATGCTTTAATTGCTTTTGCAATGTCAAAAAGCTACGGAGTTTCAAATGAAAATATACTTGCAGCTTTAGCCTCTTTTAAAGGAGTTAGAAGAAGATTTTCTTTTCAAACAAGAACAGAAAAGGCAGTTTACATAGATGATTATGCACATCATCCTACAGAAATAAATGCAGTACATCAAGCGGTAAGAGAATTGTATCCAAATAAAAAGATAATCGCAGCTTTTCAACCTCATTTATTTTCTCGTACTAAAGATTTTGTTGATGGATTTGCAGAAAGTCTTTCAAAATTTGACGAAGTCTTATTAATGGAAATTTATCCAGCAAGAGAATTACCAGTTGAGGGAGTAAACTCTACATGGTTGTTAAGCAAGATTTCAAATGAAAATAAAAAACTAATTACAAAGGAAGAATTGTTGCAAGAATTTAAAAATTCTGATGCAAATGTATACGTAACAATTGGGGCAGGAGATATTGGTGAAATGGTTTCAGAAATTAAAAAAATAATAGATGAAAAGGCTTAA
- a CDS encoding cell division protein FtsQ/DivIB, whose translation MKRLNWHNIRLVLIIVLMIFLYSFSMKRNNERLLKSVNISFADDKDNYFITHEMVNNLLIQNSGKPLSIKKEKVDLNTLETVLDDHEMIEKAEVFSGIDGSLNAHIKQKTPIVRYVSDNAKYYLDSKGDRIPLSENFSARVPIVIGQINDAEKSNYVYLFNEIAKDDFLKKSITGLTILPSGSVVMTNRDYDFKIIFGNPIHVDKKLKNYKAFYKHAIKDTLIKNYKSVNLLFTEQVVCRK comes from the coding sequence ATGAAAAGGCTTAATTGGCATAACATCCGATTGGTTTTAATCATTGTTTTAATGATTTTTCTCTATTCTTTTTCAATGAAAAGGAATAATGAACGATTGTTAAAATCTGTAAATATTTCATTTGCAGATGATAAAGACAACTATTTTATAACACATGAAATGGTTAATAACTTGTTAATACAAAATTCAGGTAAGCCTTTATCAATCAAAAAAGAAAAAGTAGATTTGAATACTTTAGAAACTGTTCTCGATGATCACGAGATGATAGAAAAAGCAGAAGTTTTTTCTGGTATAGACGGTTCGCTAAATGCGCATATAAAACAAAAGACCCCAATAGTTCGATATGTGTCAGATAATGCTAAGTATTATCTTGACAGTAAGGGAGATAGAATTCCTTTGTCTGAAAATTTTTCAGCAAGAGTTCCTATAGTTATTGGGCAAATAAATGACGCCGAAAAAAGTAACTACGTGTACTTATTTAATGAAATCGCAAAAGATGATTTTCTTAAAAAAAGTATAACGGGTTTAACTATTTTACCGTCAGGAAGTGTTGTGATGACCAATAGAGATTATGATTTTAAAATAATCTTTGGTAATCCAATACATGTAGATAAAAAGCTTAAGAATTATAAAGCTTTTTATAAACACGCTATAAAAGATACATTGATTAAAAATTATAAGTCAGTTAACTTATTGTTTACTGAGCAAGTAGTTTGTAGGAAATAG
- the ftsA gene encoding cell division protein FtsA has translation MNKETIAVGLDIGTTKIVAMIGKKNEYGKLEILGVGKSKSLGVHRGVVNNITQTIQSIQQAIMEAENDSDYKINDVVVGIAGQHIRSIQHSDYISRPNPEEVIGEADIDSLINQVHKLAMLPGEEIIHVLPQEFKIDGQAEIKEPIGMYGGRLEASFHVVVGQAASIRNLGRCVKSGGLELSGLTLEPLASADAVLSQEEKEAGVAIIDIGGGTTDLAIFKDGIIRHTAVIPFGGNVITEDIKEGCSIIEKQAELLKMRFGSAWPGENKDNEIVSIPGLRGREPKEISLKNLSKIIHARVVEIIEQVYAEIKIYGHEDPKRKLIAGIVLTGGGAQLKHIKQLVEYITGMDTRIGFPNEHLAGGSDEELSSPMYATAVGLVMNSIRNNTKSATPIVELKKEVPVKKDEVEIEDSFEEVTKPKAEEPKPTESTEEKIKKSFFDKYIEKIKEFLDNAE, from the coding sequence ATGAATAAAGAGACCATTGCAGTAGGATTAGACATTGGAACAACAAAGATTGTTGCAATGATCGGTAAGAAAAATGAATACGGAAAATTAGAAATTCTAGGAGTAGGAAAATCTAAAAGTCTTGGTGTTCATAGAGGGGTTGTAAATAATATTACACAAACTATTCAGTCTATTCAACAAGCTATCATGGAAGCTGAAAATGATTCTGATTATAAAATAAATGATGTCGTAGTAGGTATTGCAGGTCAGCATATAAGAAGTATTCAGCATAGCGATTATATTAGCCGTCCAAACCCTGAAGAAGTTATTGGCGAAGCAGATATTGATTCGCTAATAAATCAAGTTCATAAACTTGCAATGCTTCCTGGAGAGGAAATTATTCACGTTTTGCCTCAAGAATTTAAAATTGACGGTCAAGCCGAAATAAAAGAACCTATAGGGATGTATGGCGGAAGATTAGAAGCTAGTTTCCATGTTGTAGTTGGTCAGGCAGCTTCAATACGTAACTTAGGAAGATGTGTTAAAAGTGGAGGTTTAGAACTTTCAGGTTTAACATTAGAGCCTTTGGCATCTGCTGATGCTGTTTTAAGCCAAGAAGAAAAGGAAGCTGGAGTTGCAATTATTGATATTGGTGGTGGAACAACAGATTTAGCCATTTTTAAAGATGGAATCATTCGTCATACAGCGGTAATTCCTTTTGGAGGAAACGTTATCACTGAAGATATTAAGGAAGGTTGTTCAATAATTGAAAAACAAGCCGAGTTATTAAAAATGCGTTTTGGTTCAGCATGGCCAGGCGAAAATAAAGACAATGAAATTGTTTCAATTCCAGGATTAAGAGGAAGGGAACCAAAAGAGATTTCGCTAAAAAACTTATCAAAAATAATTCATGCTCGCGTAGTAGAAATTATAGAACAAGTGTATGCTGAAATTAAAATATATGGTCATGAAGACCCAAAAAGAAAGCTTATTGCAGGAATTGTTTTAACAGGAGGTGGAGCTCAACTAAAACACATTAAGCAATTAGTAGAATATATAACAGGAATGGATACAAGGATTGGTTTTCCAAACGAACACCTTGCGGGAGGTTCAGATGAAGAACTTTCAAGTCCTATGTATGCAACAGCTGTAGGTTTAGTTATGAATAGTATTCGTAATAATACTAAAAGTGCTACTCCAATTGTTGAATTGAAAAAAGAAGTCCCTGTTAAAAAAGATGAAGTCGAAATTGAAGATTCATTTGAGGAAGTAACAAAACCTAAAGCTGAAGAACCAAAACCAACAGAATCAACAGAAGAAAAAATCAAAAAGTCATTTTTTGATAAGTATATAGAAAAGATTAAAGAATTTTTAGATAACGCAGAATAA
- the ftsZ gene encoding cell division protein FtsZ, translated as MSEFTNISFDLPKNQSNVIKVIGVGGGGSNAINHMFQQGIKGVDFVVCNTDAQALQNSPVPNKIQLGLTLTEGLGAGANPEVGQQSAIESMEAIEKMLDTNTKMLFITAGMGGGTGTGAAPVIAQLAKERDILTVGIVTIPFQFEGKIRYEQAMNGVEKLRKQVDSLIVINNNKLREVYGNLGFKAGFSKADEVLATASRGIAEVITHHYTQNIDLRDAKTVLANSGTAIMGSSIAVGDDRAKEAIKNALDSPLLNDNKISGAKNVLLLIVSGTSEITLDEIGEINDFIQSEAGHNANIIMGVGEDETLGEGVAVTIIATGFNVEQQAEIVNTEPKKIIHSLEDEQKIVHDLSAKAISNIIVNEPIIETKAETQEEIINPICDEKVIFTLEETEKEEIAFEIQEPSLPSMNLIPTTEFLKNIDVTFEVVAPDVVNNFEIITPQIREIEVVEPEFVKAKENEFNFSLNLFEDKKEENNQIVFDLTDEIKEMEVKEPVNFIPVTEVGQNGIIKYSLEDYLEKEKELTATAKVEEVKEPVDEELNFSFKNIATKNNDVQTSNLNETISPLDMSIEDSLRARAEERKRKMKDFNYKFNNSASRIDEIEKEPAYKRMGIDLTQQPASNNQSRMSLGTDSNDDVQLRSNNSFLHDNVD; from the coding sequence ATGTCAGAATTTACAAACATCTCATTCGATTTGCCTAAAAACCAATCTAACGTCATTAAAGTGATCGGAGTTGGTGGTGGTGGAAGTAACGCTATTAATCACATGTTTCAACAAGGGATTAAAGGTGTAGATTTTGTGGTTTGCAATACAGATGCACAAGCATTGCAAAATAGTCCAGTACCAAACAAAATTCAATTAGGTTTAACACTAACTGAAGGTTTAGGTGCAGGAGCAAATCCTGAAGTAGGTCAACAATCTGCAATAGAAAGTATGGAAGCTATTGAAAAAATGCTTGATACTAACACTAAAATGCTTTTCATTACTGCCGGAATGGGTGGTGGTACTGGTACAGGAGCTGCGCCTGTAATAGCACAATTAGCAAAAGAACGTGATATTTTAACTGTTGGAATCGTTACTATTCCTTTCCAGTTTGAAGGTAAAATACGTTATGAACAAGCAATGAACGGAGTTGAGAAGCTCCGTAAACAAGTTGATTCTTTAATTGTTATCAATAATAATAAGTTACGTGAAGTATATGGAAATCTTGGTTTTAAAGCTGGTTTCTCTAAAGCAGATGAAGTATTAGCAACAGCCTCTAGAGGAATTGCTGAAGTTATTACGCATCACTACACACAAAATATTGATTTACGTGATGCTAAAACTGTTTTAGCAAACAGCGGAACAGCTATTATGGGTTCTTCAATTGCTGTTGGTGACGATAGAGCCAAAGAAGCAATTAAAAATGCATTAGATTCTCCATTATTAAACGATAATAAAATTTCTGGAGCTAAAAACGTGTTGTTGTTAATTGTATCTGGAACATCTGAAATTACACTTGATGAAATTGGAGAAATTAATGATTTTATTCAATCAGAGGCAGGCCATAATGCTAATATCATAATGGGAGTTGGTGAAGATGAAACTCTTGGTGAAGGTGTTGCGGTAACTATTATTGCTACGGGTTTTAACGTTGAGCAACAAGCTGAAATCGTAAATACAGAACCTAAAAAAATAATTCATTCACTAGAAGATGAACAAAAAATTGTTCATGATTTGTCTGCAAAAGCAATTTCGAATATTATAGTTAATGAACCAATTATAGAAACAAAAGCGGAAACTCAAGAAGAAATTATTAATCCAATTTGTGATGAAAAAGTAATTTTTACTTTAGAAGAAACAGAAAAAGAAGAAATTGCTTTTGAAATTCAAGAGCCATCTCTTCCTTCTATGAATTTAATTCCTACAACAGAGTTTTTAAAAAATATCGACGTAACATTTGAAGTTGTAGCACCAGATGTTGTAAATAACTTTGAGATTATAACTCCACAAATTAGAGAAATTGAAGTTGTTGAGCCAGAATTTGTTAAAGCAAAAGAGAATGAATTTAATTTTTCTTTAAACTTGTTTGAAGATAAGAAAGAAGAAAATAATCAAATTGTATTTGATTTAACAGATGAAATTAAGGAAATGGAAGTAAAAGAGCCAGTAAACTTTATTCCAGTAACAGAAGTAGGTCAAAATGGAATTATAAAATATTCTCTTGAAGATTATTTAGAGAAAGAAAAAGAATTAACTGCAACAGCTAAAGTTGAAGAAGTAAAAGAGCCTGTAGATGAGGAATTGAATTTTTCATTCAAAAACATAGCTACTAAAAATAACGATGTTCAAACATCAAATCTAAATGAGACTATTTCTCCTTTAGATATGTCTATTGAGGATTCTTTAAGAGCGAGAGCTGAAGAACGTAAAAGAAAAATGAAAGACTTTAATTATAAGTTTAACAATAGCGCTTCTCGAATTGATGAAATTGAAAAAGAACCAGCTTACAAAAGAATGGGCATTGATTTAACACAGCAACCTGCAAGTAATAACCAATCTAGGATGTCATTAGGAACAGATAGTAACGATGATGTTCAACTAAGATCGAATAATTCATTTTTACATGATAACGTAGATTAA
- a CDS encoding GatB/YqeY domain-containing protein, whose protein sequence is MSLETNIMTHMKEAMKAKDSVALEALRAIKSAIILAKTEAGASEGLTEDQEIKMLQRLVKMRKDSATIFTEQNRPDLAEPELAQITVIEQFLPAQLSEDEVEAIVAKIISETGASGIASMGKVMGLASAQIGGQAEGKTISGIVKKLLV, encoded by the coding sequence ATGAGTTTAGAAACAAACATAATGACGCACATGAAAGAAGCTATGAAAGCTAAGGATTCTGTAGCGTTAGAAGCATTAAGAGCAATAAAATCGGCTATAATTTTAGCAAAAACAGAAGCCGGAGCTTCTGAAGGTTTGACAGAAGATCAAGAAATAAAAATGTTACAACGATTGGTAAAAATGCGTAAAGACAGCGCAACTATTTTTACTGAACAAAATCGTCCTGATTTAGCAGAACCAGAATTAGCTCAAATTACAGTAATTGAACAATTTTTACCAGCTCAATTATCAGAAGACGAAGTAGAAGCTATAGTTGCTAAAATTATTTCTGAAACAGGTGCTTCTGGTATTGCTTCAATGGGAAAAGTTATGGGATTGGCCTCTGCACAAATTGGCGGGCAAGCTGAAGGAAAAACGATTTCTGGTATTGTAAAGAAACTTTTAGTATAA
- a CDS encoding zinc-dependent peptidase, with the protein MIYILLLIGFTFFGFFAYNVIVEPIYAFFFRKPIYVHFYPFSKKLSLAQLSVLHNQFDFYKKLSSKEKLYFEHRVAVFLKKYPFYGKEGLQITEEIRVLIAATAIMLTFGMRNYLFTVINKIIVFPDIYYSSTNNEYHKGEFNPRMKAIVFSWKHFMEGYEISNDNLNLGLHEFSHVLHFEGLKKNDTSATIFAVTYNEIIEQVKYPPNYKKLLESDYFRIYAYTNEFEFIAVILEHFFETPSQFKSEFPQLFEKVKVMINFTEAI; encoded by the coding sequence TTGATTTACATTTTACTTTTAATTGGTTTTACTTTTTTTGGTTTTTTTGCCTATAATGTAATTGTAGAACCTATTTATGCATTTTTCTTTAGAAAGCCTATTTATGTGCATTTTTACCCATTTTCTAAAAAACTTTCGTTAGCTCAATTAAGTGTTTTGCATAATCAGTTTGATTTCTATAAAAAACTGTCTTCTAAAGAAAAATTATATTTTGAACACAGAGTTGCTGTTTTTTTAAAAAAATATCCTTTTTACGGAAAAGAAGGCCTACAAATTACGGAAGAAATTCGTGTGCTTATTGCAGCAACGGCGATTATGTTGACTTTTGGAATGAGAAACTATCTTTTTACTGTAATTAATAAAATTATTGTTTTTCCAGACATCTATTATTCATCTACAAATAATGAATATCATAAAGGTGAGTTTAATCCAAGAATGAAAGCAATTGTTTTTTCATGGAAACACTTTATGGAAGGTTATGAAATTTCTAATGATAACTTAAATTTAGGGTTACATGAATTTTCTCATGTACTGCATTTTGAAGGATTAAAGAAAAACGATACTTCGGCTACTATTTTTGCAGTTACTTATAATGAGATTATAGAACAAGTAAAATACCCGCCAAACTATAAAAAACTCCTTGAATCTGATTATTTTAGAATTTACGCGTATACCAATGAGTTTGAATTTATAGCGGTAATTCTAGAGCATTTTTTTGAAACTCCAAGCCAGTTTAAATCAGAATTTCCACAATTATTCGAAAAGGTAAAGGTCATGATTAACTTTACAGAAGCGATATAA